The following coding sequences lie in one Rutidosis leptorrhynchoides isolate AG116_Rl617_1_P2 chromosome 6, CSIRO_AGI_Rlap_v1, whole genome shotgun sequence genomic window:
- the LOC139851448 gene encoding uncharacterized protein: protein MNKYRVARYTKHPARTTDKKNHQYLTKTPKTSRGVVAHGVRVDVQGTPARTINRNIHQNLKQTEKPLRTAAQRVRFDLQGTRARNIDKRHHMQTPQTSTVAQTARLEVKGRQNTTETSGIERMARGQVTKFASGGDLEDDFI from the exons ATGAACAAATACAGGGTGGCAAG GTACACGAAGCATCCTGCTCGAACTACTGATAAAAAAAATCACCAATACCTGACAAAGACTCCAAAAACTTCAAGGGGGGTTGTTGCTCACGGAGTGCGTGTTGATGTCCAAGGCACTCCTGCTCGAACCATTAACAGAAACATTCACCAGAACTTGAAACAGACTGAAAAACCTTTGAGGACTGCTGCTCAAAGAGTACGTTTTGATCTCCAAGGCACTCGTGCGCGAAACATTGATAAAAGACATCACATGCAGACTCCACAAACTTCGACTGTTGCTCAGACAGCACGTCTTGAAGTGAAAGGCAGGCAGAACACTACCGAAA CAAGTGGAATAGAAAGAATGGCGAGAGGGCAGGTGACGAAGTTTGCAAGTGGTGGTGATCTTGAGGATGACTTCATTTAA